A stretch of the Candidatus Coatesbacteria bacterium genome encodes the following:
- the rplP gene encoding 50S ribosomal protein L16, with translation MLQPKRTKWRKHQRGRMRGKAHRGSSLNYGQYGLMALDPHWITGRQIEAARVTINRHVKRGGKLWIRIFPTKTYTKKPQEVRMGSGKGAPEGWVAVVKPGRIMFELDGIDRATAYEAMRLASHKLPIRTRFVER, from the coding sequence ATGCTGCAACCCAAACGAACCAAGTGGCGCAAGCACCAGCGCGGCCGGATGCGCGGCAAGGCCCATCGCGGCAGCTCCCTGAACTACGGCCAGTACGGCCTGATGGCCCTGGATCCCCACTGGATCACCGGCCGGCAGATTGAGGCCGCCCGCGTGACCATCAACCGCCACGTCAAGCGCGGCGGGAAGCTGTGGATCCGCATCTTCCCCACCAAGACCTATACCAAGAAGCCGCAGGAAGTCCGCATGGGATCCGGTAAGGGCGCTCCCGAGGGCTGGGTGGCCGTGGTCAAGCCGGGCCGGATCATGTTCGAACTCGACGGCATCGACCGCGCCACCGCCTACGAGGCCATGCGCCTGGCCAGCCACAAGCTGCCCATCCGCACCCGCTTCGTCGAACGCTAG
- the rplB gene encoding 50S ribosomal protein L2, giving the protein MSVKKMKPTSAGTRHATRLKADGLNKARSPKGLRKAKHSKGGRNNTGRITMRRLGGGHKRQLRVVDFKRTKDGVPGVVASIDYDPNRSSNLALVKYLDGDWRYILHARGLTVGDTVISGEAVEVKPGNAMPLRSVPVGHLVHNVELKPGKGGQMARSAGAWARLAAKEGDWGHLRLPSGEVRLVNLNCRATIGQVGLAEHNQVALGKAGRKRWLGRRPKVRGVVMNPVDHPHGGGEGRTSGGRHPSSPWGKLTKGKRTRKSKNRYMVLGRRRGKQGGARAKGQVKTS; this is encoded by the coding sequence ATGTCCGTCAAGAAAATGAAGCCGACCTCGGCCGGCACCCGCCACGCCACCCGGCTCAAGGCCGACGGCTTGAACAAAGCCCGCTCGCCCAAGGGCCTGCGCAAGGCCAAGCACAGCAAGGGCGGCCGCAACAACACCGGCCGCATCACCATGCGGCGTCTGGGCGGCGGCCACAAACGCCAGCTCCGCGTCGTCGACTTCAAGCGCACCAAGGACGGCGTCCCCGGCGTGGTCGCCTCGATCGACTACGATCCCAACCGCTCGTCCAATCTGGCCCTGGTCAAGTACCTCGACGGCGACTGGCGTTATATCCTTCACGCCCGCGGCCTGACCGTCGGCGACACCGTCATCAGCGGCGAGGCCGTCGAGGTCAAGCCCGGCAACGCCATGCCCCTGCGCAGCGTCCCCGTCGGCCACCTGGTCCACAACGTCGAGCTCAAGCCCGGCAAGGGCGGGCAGATGGCCCGCAGCGCCGGCGCCTGGGCCCGCTTGGCCGCCAAGGAGGGCGACTGGGGCCACCTGCGCCTGCCCTCGGGCGAGGTCCGCCTGGTCAACCTCAACTGCCGGGCCACCATCGGCCAGGTCGGCCTGGCCGAGCACAACCAGGTCGCCCTGGGCAAGGCCGGCCGCAAGCGCTGGCTCGGCCGGCGTCCCAAGGTCCGCGGCGTGGTGATGAACCCCGTCGACCACCCCCACGGCGGCGGCGAGGGCCGCACCTCGGGCGGTCGCCACCCCAGCTCCCCCTGGGGCAAGCTGACCAAGGGCAAGCGCACCCGCAAGTCCAAGAACCGCTACATGGTCCTGGGCCGTCGTCGCGGCAAGCAGGGCGGCGCCCGCGCCAAGGGTCAGGTCAAAACCTCGTAG
- the rpsQ gene encoding 30S ribosomal protein S17, whose translation MAVSKRKRRIGRVASDAHAKTVVVVVERRQSHPLYRKTITLTSRYMAHDENNECRAGDRVLIEETRPLSKRKCWRVLDILERSSA comes from the coding sequence ATGGCCGTAAGCAAACGCAAACGCCGGATCGGACGAGTGGCCTCCGACGCCCACGCCAAGACCGTGGTGGTCGTCGTCGAGCGCCGTCAGTCCCATCCCCTGTATCGCAAGACGATCACCCTGACCAGCCGTTACATGGCCCACGACGAGAACAACGAGTGTCGCGCCGGCGACCGGGTCCTCATCGAAGAAACCCGGCCGCTGTCCAAGCGCAAGTGCTGGCGGGTGCTGGACATTCTCGAACGGTCCAGCGCGTGA
- the rplW gene encoding 50S ribosomal protein L23, which produces MREPHEILIRPVLGDKASLDREDRNKYHFIVLHDANKIEIKHAVEEAFKVKVLRVNTANFSGKKRTQRFKEGSTAAYKKAVVTLAPDNRINIFENA; this is translated from the coding sequence GTGAGAGAGCCCCACGAGATCCTCATCCGCCCCGTGCTGGGCGACAAGGCCTCCCTCGATCGCGAGGACCGCAACAAGTACCACTTCATCGTCCTGCACGACGCCAACAAGATCGAGATCAAGCACGCCGTCGAAGAGGCCTTCAAGGTCAAGGTGCTGCGGGTCAACACCGCCAATTTCTCCGGCAAGAAGCGCACCCAGCGTTTTAAAGAGGGCAGCACGGCCGCCTACAAGAAGGCCGTCGTCACCCTGGCCCCGGACAACCGGATCAATATCTTCGAGAACGCCTAA
- the rplD gene encoding 50S ribosomal protein L4, translating into MLTFEVFNRDGESVGELELPLEELDGPTTTVSNVVRALHANRRRGTASTKTRAEVRGGGRKPWRQKGTGRARHGSRRSPIWRTGGITFGPRPRSYEQRLPKKVRRRALAEALGCRTTDIRILDEWRIDEPKTREVFRVLGNLDAREKPLLVTTDGDAVLWKSSRNIPGCRLTRVDDLNPHLVLWHGKLVFTRAAAERLAGKLGGDSR; encoded by the coding sequence ATGCTGACCTTCGAAGTTTTCAACCGTGACGGCGAATCCGTCGGCGAGCTGGAGCTGCCCCTCGAGGAGCTCGACGGTCCCACGACCACCGTCTCCAACGTGGTCCGCGCCCTGCACGCCAACCGGCGCCGCGGCACCGCCTCGACCAAGACCCGCGCCGAAGTGCGCGGCGGCGGCCGCAAACCCTGGCGGCAGAAGGGCACCGGCCGGGCCCGTCACGGCTCCCGGCGCAGCCCCATCTGGCGCACCGGCGGCATCACCTTCGGGCCCCGGCCGCGCAGCTACGAGCAGCGCCTGCCCAAGAAGGTCCGGCGCCGCGCCCTGGCCGAGGCCCTGGGCTGCCGCACCACCGACATCCGCATCCTCGACGAGTGGCGGATCGACGAACCCAAAACCCGTGAGGTCTTCCGGGTGCTGGGCAACCTCGACGCCCGGGAGAAGCCTCTCCTCGTCACCACCGACGGCGACGCCGTCCTCTGGAAGTCCAGCCGCAACATCCCCGGCTGCCGGCTGACCCGCGTCGACGATCTCAACCCCCACCTGGTGCTCTGGCACGGCAAGCTGGTCTTCACCCGCGCCGCCGCCGAGCGCCTGGCCGGCAAGCTCGGAGGTGACTCCCGGTGA
- a CDS encoding type Z 30S ribosomal protein S14 codes for MARTALRVKARRPQKYKVREYNRCPLCGRARAYYRRFDMCRICLRKLALEGKLPGVTKASW; via the coding sequence GTGGCCCGCACCGCCTTACGAGTCAAGGCCCGACGCCCGCAAAAGTACAAGGTGCGCGAATACAACCGCTGCCCGCTGTGCGGACGCGCCCGCGCCTACTACCGGCGCTTCGACATGTGCCGCATCTGCTTGCGCAAACTGGCCCTCGAGGGGAAGCTCCCCGGCGTAACCAAGGCCAGCTGGTAA
- the rplC gene encoding 50S ribosomal protein L3: MVKGLLGRKLGMTQIYVEDALVPVTVLELGPCTVTDVRTPDRHGYTAVQLGYGQVKAARLTRPLRGQFEQRKLEPRRWLAEVPCEADDDYTPGDTVDVSLFDEIEAVDVIGRTKGRGFAGAVKRHGFAGGPNTHGAHFHRAPGSIGACAWPSKVVKGKRLPGHYGNERQTTRNLKVVRVDAENNLLYVKGAVPGAKGGRIIVRVRS, encoded by the coding sequence GTGGTAAAGGGCTTATTAGGTCGCAAACTGGGAATGACCCAGATCTACGTCGAGGACGCCCTCGTGCCCGTCACGGTCCTCGAGTTGGGCCCCTGCACCGTCACCGACGTGCGAACCCCGGACCGCCACGGCTATACCGCCGTTCAGTTGGGCTACGGCCAGGTCAAGGCCGCCCGGCTGACCCGGCCCCTGCGCGGCCAGTTCGAGCAGCGCAAGCTCGAACCGCGGCGCTGGCTGGCCGAGGTTCCCTGTGAGGCCGACGACGACTACACACCGGGCGACACCGTCGACGTCTCCCTCTTCGACGAAATTGAAGCCGTCGACGTCATCGGACGCACCAAGGGACGCGGCTTCGCCGGAGCGGTCAAACGCCACGGTTTCGCCGGCGGTCCCAACACCCACGGCGCTCATTTCCACCGCGCCCCGGGCTCCATCGGCGCCTGCGCCTGGCCCTCCAAGGTGGTCAAGGGCAAGCGCCTGCCCGGGCATTACGGTAACGAGCGCCAGACGACGCGCAACCTCAAAGTCGTCCGCGTAGACGCCGAAAACAATCTGCTTTACGTCAAGGGCGCCGTCCCCGGCGCCAAGGGCGGACGGATCATCGTCCGCGTTCGGAGCTAG
- the tuf gene encoding elongation factor Tu gives MAKQKFERTKPHVNVGTIGHVDHGKTTLTAAITLNLSKAGLCDFISFDDIDKAPEERERGITINTAHVEYQSENRHYAHVDCPGHADYVKNMVTGAAQMDGAILVVSAADGPMPQTREHILLARQVGVPSMVVFLNKTDMLDDPELLELVELEVRELLTEYEFPGDDIPFVKGSALKALNSGSGDRDDEDVKCVFELVDALDSYIPEPEREKDKPFLMPVEDVFTITGRGTVATGRIERGVVHVGDKIDIVGMQDDIQNTTVTGVEMFRKLLDEGEAGDNVGCLLRGVDRKDIQRGMVLAAPKSITPHTHFTSRVYVLTQEEGGRHTPFFAGYRPQFFFRTTDVTGTIKEIEAAEMVMPGDTVKMEIELITPIAMEEELRFAIREGGRTVGAGVVTGIIK, from the coding sequence ATGGCTAAGCAGAAGTTCGAGCGCACGAAGCCCCATGTCAACGTCGGGACCATCGGTCACGTTGATCATGGTAAAACCACGCTCACCGCCGCCATTACCCTTAATCTGTCCAAGGCCGGCCTCTGCGATTTCATCTCCTTCGACGATATCGACAAGGCCCCCGAGGAGCGGGAACGCGGCATCACCATCAACACCGCCCACGTGGAGTACCAGTCGGAGAACCGGCACTACGCCCACGTCGACTGCCCCGGCCACGCCGACTACGTCAAGAACATGGTCACCGGCGCCGCGCAGATGGACGGCGCCATCCTGGTCGTCAGCGCCGCCGACGGTCCGATGCCCCAGACCCGCGAGCACATCCTGCTGGCCCGCCAGGTCGGCGTCCCCAGCATGGTCGTCTTCCTTAATAAAACCGATATGCTGGACGATCCCGAGCTGCTCGAGCTCGTCGAGCTCGAGGTCCGCGAGCTGCTGACCGAGTACGAGTTCCCCGGCGACGACATCCCCTTCGTCAAGGGTTCGGCCCTCAAGGCCCTCAACTCCGGCTCCGGCGACCGCGACGACGAGGACGTCAAGTGCGTCTTCGAACTCGTCGACGCTCTGGACAGCTACATCCCCGAGCCCGAGCGCGAGAAGGACAAACCCTTCCTGATGCCGGTCGAGGACGTCTTCACCATCACCGGCCGCGGCACCGTGGCCACGGGCCGCATCGAGCGCGGCGTCGTCCACGTCGGTGACAAGATCGACATCGTCGGGATGCAGGACGACATCCAGAACACCACGGTCACCGGCGTCGAGATGTTCCGTAAGCTGCTCGACGAGGGCGAGGCCGGCGACAACGTCGGTTGTCTGCTGCGCGGCGTCGACCGCAAGGACATCCAGCGCGGCATGGTGCTGGCGGCTCCCAAGTCGATCACCCCGCACACCCACTTCACCTCCCGGGTCTACGTGCTGACCCAGGAGGAAGGCGGGCGTCACACCCCGTTCTTCGCCGGCTACCGGCCCCAGTTCTTCTTCCGCACCACCGACGTTACCGGCACCATCAAGGAGATCGAGGCCGCCGAGATGGTCATGCCCGGCGACACGGTCAAGATGGAGATCGAGCTGATCACCCCCATCGCCATGGAAGAAGAGCTGCGCTTCGCCATCCGCGAGGGCGGCCGCACCGTCGGCGCCGGTGTCGTCACCGGCATCATCAAGTAG
- the rplE gene encoding 50S ribosomal protein L5: MTARLQQHYQEQVRPALTKRFGFHNPMQVPRLTKIVLNRGIGDSKENPKIVEGAVEDLTAITGQKPVLTRAKKSIAQFKIREGYVVGCRVTLRRQRMYEFFDRLISVALPQIRDFQGMGDRAFDGRGNYNLGLTEQVIFPEINYDDISQVAGMTVTICTNAPDDEQAKALLQELGMPFSKPLP, encoded by the coding sequence GTGACCGCCAGGCTTCAACAGCATTACCAAGAGCAGGTCCGCCCGGCCCTCACCAAGCGCTTCGGGTTCCATAACCCGATGCAGGTGCCCCGGCTGACCAAGATCGTCCTCAACCGCGGCATCGGTGACTCCAAGGAGAACCCCAAGATCGTCGAGGGCGCCGTCGAGGACCTGACCGCCATTACCGGTCAAAAGCCCGTGTTGACCCGGGCCAAAAAGTCGATCGCCCAATTCAAGATCCGCGAGGGCTACGTCGTCGGCTGCCGCGTCACCCTGCGCCGCCAACGGATGTACGAGTTCTTCGACCGTCTGATCAGCGTCGCCCTGCCCCAGATCCGCGATTTCCAGGGCATGGGCGATCGCGCCTTCGACGGCCGCGGCAACTACAACCTCGGGCTGACTGAACAGGTGATCTTCCCCGAGATCAACTACGATGATATCTCCCAGGTCGCCGGGATGACCGTCACCATCTGCACCAACGCCCCCGACGACGAACAGGCCAAAGCCCTGTTACAAGAGCTGGGTATGCCTTTCAGCAAACCGCTGCCCTAA
- the rplV gene encoding 50S ribosomal protein L22: protein MQAKIKYVRISPFKLRRVADAVRGRNVNEAIAMLGYMKGASAPIIRKLLNSALANAASNDLDGVLDLDTLIIKDLQVDQGPTLKRMRYKAKGMFGRVLKRTSKLRVRLAEPAA, encoded by the coding sequence ATGCAGGCCAAGATCAAATACGTGCGCATTTCACCCTTCAAGCTCCGGCGCGTCGCCGACGCCGTGCGCGGTCGCAACGTCAACGAGGCCATCGCCATGCTGGGCTACATGAAGGGCGCCTCGGCGCCGATCATCCGCAAGCTGCTCAACTCCGCCCTGGCCAACGCCGCCTCCAACGACCTTGACGGCGTCCTCGATCTGGACACCCTGATCATCAAGGATCTGCAGGTCGACCAGGGGCCCACGCTTAAACGGATGCGTTACAAGGCCAAGGGCATGTTCGGTCGCGTCCTCAAGCGGACTTCCAAGCTGCGCGTCCGCCTGGCCGAGCCCGCCGCCTAG
- the rpsJ gene encoding 30S ribosomal protein S10 yields the protein MATSDKIRIRLRAYDHRLLDKSVENIVSTVRSTGAEIVGPVPLPTRIHRFTVNRSPHVDKKSREQFEMRIHKRLIDILQPTSETTDALMRLDLPAGVDVDIKL from the coding sequence ATGGCCACCAGCGACAAGATACGCATTCGTCTGCGGGCCTACGACCACCGCTTGCTGGACAAGTCGGTCGAGAACATCGTCAGCACGGTGCGCTCCACGGGCGCCGAGATCGTCGGACCGGTGCCGCTGCCCACGCGGATCCACCGTTTCACGGTCAACCGTTCGCCCCACGTCGACAAGAAGTCGCGCGAGCAGTTCGAGATGCGCATCCACAAGCGGTTGATCGACATCCTCCAGCCGACCTCGGAGACCACCGACGCCCTGATGCGTCTGGACCTCCCCGCCGGCGTGGACGTAGACATCAAGCTCTAA
- the rpsS gene encoding 30S ribosomal protein S19, producing MSRSIKKGPYVDARLLAKIEELNRTGERRVIKTWARSSTIPPEFIRQTIAVYNGRKHVPVYITEEMVGHKLGEFAPTRTFRSHGGKTARSTSLK from the coding sequence ATGTCCAGATCCATCAAGAAAGGGCCCTACGTAGACGCCCGTTTGCTGGCCAAGATCGAGGAACTCAATCGCACCGGCGAACGCAGGGTGATCAAGACCTGGGCGCGCAGCTCCACGATCCCGCCCGAGTTCATCCGCCAGACCATCGCCGTCTACAACGGCCGCAAGCACGTGCCCGTCTACATCACCGAAGAGATGGTGGGTCACAAGCTGGGTGAGTTCGCCCCGACACGGACCTTCCGCAGCCACGGCGGCAAGACCGCCCGTTCCACCTCGCTCAAGTAA
- a CDS encoding 50S ribosomal protein L24, translating to MSRITKLRKGDTVEVISGEDRGKRGEILKIFLDDQRAVVQGVNFVKKHQRQTSQDVQGGIIELEAPVRLSNLMLVCPKCGKPSRLGIVRTDGERKRVCKRCDAEFA from the coding sequence ATGTCTCGGATTACCAAACTGCGCAAGGGCGACACCGTCGAGGTCATCTCCGGCGAGGACCGCGGCAAGCGCGGCGAGATCCTCAAGATCTTCCTCGATGATCAACGCGCCGTCGTCCAGGGCGTCAACTTCGTCAAGAAGCACCAGCGACAGACCAGCCAAGACGTCCAGGGCGGCATCATCGAACTCGAGGCCCCCGTTCGTCTGAGCAACCTGATGCTGGTCTGCCCCAAGTGCGGCAAGCCCAGCCGCCTGGGCATCGTCCGCACCGACGGCGAACGCAAGCGCGTCTGCAAGCGCTGCGACGCCGAGTTCGCTTAG
- the rpmC gene encoding 50S ribosomal protein L29: MKSTELKQMTEAELESTHDELTTELMNLRFQLRMKQLSNPARIRQVRKDIARIKTILWERRHAPADEG, from the coding sequence ATGAAGTCGACCGAGCTGAAGCAGATGACCGAGGCCGAGCTGGAGAGCACCCATGACGAGCTCACCACCGAGCTGATGAACCTGCGCTTCCAGCTGCGCATGAAGCAGCTCTCCAACCCGGCGCGCATCCGGCAGGTGCGCAAAGATATCGCCCGCATTAAAACCATCCTCTGGGAGCGTCGCCACGCCCCCGCCGACGAGGGTTAA
- the rpsC gene encoding 30S ribosomal protein S3 — translation MGQKTHPTGFRLGYIKPWKSRWFARGDTYREQLHQDIHLRRELKERFYGAGVSAIEFERLPNLVTVIIRCSRPGIIIGRKGSEVNKLRDELAERLGKPVKVAIDEVRSPETNAQLVAENVAQQLEKRMGFRRAMKKVQEAALRRGALGVKIICSGRLGGAEMSRTERYIVGRVPLHTLRADIDFGLAEAGTTAGRIGVKVWIYHGEKLPGTEGLKGSDINAPRGGGRRGDRRPPRGGRRDGRRNR, via the coding sequence ATGGGACAGAAAACCCACCCCACCGGCTTTCGCCTGGGCTACATCAAGCCCTGGAAATCCCGCTGGTTCGCCCGCGGCGACACCTACCGCGAGCAGCTCCATCAGGACATCCATCTGCGGCGGGAGCTCAAGGAACGCTTCTACGGCGCCGGGGTCAGCGCGATCGAGTTCGAGCGTCTGCCCAACCTGGTCACCGTGATCATCCGCTGCAGCCGGCCCGGGATCATCATCGGCCGCAAGGGCAGCGAGGTCAACAAACTGCGTGACGAGCTGGCCGAACGTCTCGGCAAGCCCGTCAAGGTGGCCATCGACGAGGTGCGCTCTCCCGAGACCAACGCCCAACTTGTCGCCGAGAACGTCGCCCAACAGCTCGAGAAGCGTATGGGCTTCCGCCGGGCGATGAAAAAGGTCCAGGAGGCCGCCCTGCGTCGCGGCGCCCTGGGCGTCAAGATCATCTGCTCGGGCCGCCTGGGCGGCGCCGAGATGAGCCGCACCGAGCGTTACATCGTCGGCCGTGTGCCGCTGCACACCCTGCGCGCCGACATCGACTTCGGCCTGGCCGAGGCCGGCACCACCGCCGGTCGCATCGGCGTCAAGGTCTGGATCTACCACGGCGAGAAGCTGCCCGGCACCGAGGGCCTCAAGGGCTCCGATATCAACGCCCCCCGGGGCGGCGGCCGGCGCGGCGATCGTCGCCCGCCCCGCGGCGGTCGGCGTGACGGCAGGAGGAACCGCTGA
- the rplN gene encoding 50S ribosomal protein L14, translated as MIQQESILNVTDNSGAKKALCIKVLGGSRRRYASVGDVVVVTIKEALPNSQVKASSVVRAVIVRTRKEIRRKDGSYIRFDDNAAVIIGPLGEPVATRVFGPVARELREKKFYRVVALAPEVL; from the coding sequence ATGATTCAACAAGAAAGCATCCTCAACGTCACCGACAACTCCGGTGCGAAAAAGGCATTGTGCATCAAGGTCCTCGGTGGATCGCGACGCCGCTACGCCTCGGTGGGCGATGTCGTCGTGGTCACCATTAAAGAGGCCCTGCCCAACAGCCAGGTCAAGGCCAGCTCCGTGGTACGCGCCGTCATCGTGCGCACCCGCAAGGAGATCCGCCGCAAGGACGGCTCCTACATCCGCTTCGACGACAACGCCGCGGTGATCATCGGCCCCCTGGGCGAGCCCGTCGCCACCCGCGTCTTCGGCCCCGTGGCCCGCGAACTCAGGGAGAAGAAATTCTACCGCGTCGTCGCCCTGGCCCCGGAGGTGCTCTAG
- the rpsH gene encoding 30S ribosomal protein S8 — protein MVMTDPIADLLTRIRNAFRADHQRVTIGYSKFKESIVKLLVDEGYLTGYRVERDEGHPSLVVDIKYGDRGEPAIRGLERVSKPGLRIYVRRDTIPYVKNGLGVAVISTSHGVLPDYAARRKGVGGEYICRVW, from the coding sequence ATGGTGATGACAGACCCCATCGCCGATCTGCTGACCCGCATCCGCAACGCCTTCCGGGCCGACCATCAACGGGTCACCATCGGCTACTCCAAGTTCAAGGAATCCATCGTCAAGCTCCTCGTCGACGAAGGCTACCTCACCGGCTACCGCGTCGAGCGTGATGAAGGCCACCCCAGTCTCGTCGTCGACATCAAGTACGGCGACCGCGGCGAACCCGCCATCCGGGGTCTCGAACGGGTCTCCAAGCCCGGCCTGCGCATCTACGTCCGCCGGGACACCATCCCCTACGTCAAGAACGGACTGGGTGTCGCCGTCATCTCCACCTCCCACGGCGTACTGCCCGACTACGCCGCCCGGCGCAAGGGCGTCGGCGGCGAATACATCTGCCGCGTCTGGTAG
- the rplF gene encoding 50S ribosomal protein L6: MSRIGANPIPVPDKVDIKLDGRIIHVKGPRGELSWEVVNPIAFELRDEGLCFTRPDETKQSKSLHGLARSLTANMIQGVTEGFEKKLEIRGTGYRAQVKGSTLLLNVGFCHPVEIPAPEGIAFAVEPRGDFTLITVSGIDKQLVGETAARIRRVRPPEPYKGKGIRYDGEWVRQKAGKATVA, from the coding sequence ATGAGCCGCATCGGCGCCAACCCCATCCCCGTGCCCGACAAGGTCGACATCAAGCTCGACGGTCGGATCATCCACGTCAAGGGACCCCGGGGCGAGTTGAGCTGGGAAGTCGTCAACCCCATCGCCTTCGAGCTGCGCGACGAAGGGCTGTGCTTCACCCGGCCCGACGAGACCAAGCAATCCAAGTCCCTCCACGGCCTGGCCCGCTCGCTGACCGCCAACATGATCCAGGGGGTCACCGAGGGTTTCGAGAAGAAGCTCGAGATCCGCGGCACCGGCTACCGCGCCCAGGTCAAAGGCTCGACCCTCCTCCTCAACGTCGGTTTCTGCCACCCCGTCGAGATCCCGGCGCCCGAAGGCATCGCCTTCGCCGTCGAACCCCGGGGCGACTTCACCCTGATCACCGTCTCCGGCATCGACAAGCAGCTCGTCGGCGAGACCGCCGCCCGCATCCGCCGCGTACGGCCCCCGGAACCCTACAAGGGCAAGGGCATCCGCTACGACGGCGAGTGGGTCCGCCAGAAGGCCGGCAAGGCCACCGTCGCCTAG